One genomic region from Sphingobacterium sp. UGAL515B_05 encodes:
- a CDS encoding sigma-70 family RNA polymerase sigma factor, whose product MFQQIYDTYWNRIFVMVTRKVKDRDDVFDVMQNIFFHLWIYRSSLTQHNTESVIIKTCVQEISNYFSNLNKHPYTTEISNLQLPDESAEMLQAQLEKDEELELLKTKIDQLPPIRRKIFTMNKYEGITQEKIATHLNLSTKAVKKQIGKALIFLREHQNHS is encoded by the coding sequence ATGTTTCAGCAAATTTACGATACATATTGGAACCGTATTTTTGTTATGGTCACCCGAAAGGTCAAAGACCGCGATGATGTATTTGACGTAATGCAGAATATTTTTTTCCATCTATGGATTTACAGGAGTTCACTCACTCAACACAATACTGAAAGTGTAATTATAAAAACTTGCGTTCAGGAGATTTCCAACTACTTCTCAAATCTGAATAAGCACCCTTATACTACAGAAATTAGTAATCTCCAATTACCCGATGAATCGGCCGAAATGCTCCAGGCTCAGCTTGAAAAAGACGAAGAACTGGAACTTTTGAAGACGAAAATTGACCAGCTTCCTCCCATAAGAAGGAAGATTTTCACCATGAACAAGTATGAGGGCATTACTCAGGAAAAAATCGCGACACATCTAAATTTATCCACTAAAGCTGTAAAAAAGCAGATCGGAAAGGCACTTATATTTCTCCGAGAACATCAAAATCATTCTTAA
- a CDS encoding putative toxin, translating into MLFQRNFYNQIIRNTNLNMRRILLFILLFFIGFNHAQVKQNKKLTSKKEWVNPVKLTKEEKARPYMSEVLKTRDSLTPVEAERRRKNIEAGNPFKKYGYYPKVATLSKGKYLEFHDQDSIVTIGSVTFNVKKGEIVDFIEVNLDDPDAQPIGDTHGRWISPDPLSEEFPSWSPYSMSFNNPVRFKDPTGLAPEDATECCWWLRLMPLFEESSIKPNLIETVTKTGEVGTKQSEAVTKAQQEHFNFGRYVEEKQLAEMGKEKNTKTYEYTDPKTGKTGKTIPDAMTDEGGTVEIKHVAKQSFTKQLRGQQEISKASGQEAILKINESAKLSEPLKNSGINIQRYTPPAKPKIDNLRVIPAPAPKLIPVPKPKDPCAGVPGCT; encoded by the coding sequence ATGCTATTCCAAAGGAATTTTTATAACCAGATAATTCGAAATACAAACTTAAATATGAGAAGGATTTTATTATTTATTCTGCTGTTTTTCATTGGATTTAACCATGCGCAGGTAAAACAGAATAAAAAATTGACCAGCAAAAAGGAATGGGTCAATCCGGTAAAGCTGACCAAAGAAGAAAAAGCAAGACCTTACATGAGTGAGGTGCTAAAAACCAGAGATTCCTTAACGCCGGTTGAGGCGGAAAGAAGAAGAAAAAATATTGAGGCGGGTAACCCATTTAAAAAATATGGTTATTATCCGAAGGTTGCTACATTGAGCAAAGGAAAATATCTTGAATTTCATGATCAGGACAGCATCGTTACCATTGGTTCGGTAACTTTTAATGTTAAAAAAGGCGAAATCGTTGATTTTATTGAAGTAAATCTAGATGATCCCGATGCACAACCGATTGGTGATACGCATGGCAGGTGGATCAGTCCTGATCCTTTAAGTGAGGAATTCCCAAGTTGGAGTCCCTATAGCATGTCGTTTAATAACCCTGTAAGATTTAAAGATCCTACAGGTTTAGCACCAGAAGACGCTACCGAATGTTGTTGGTGGTTACGTTTAATGCCATTATTTGAAGAATCTTCAATAAAACCAAACTTAATTGAAACAGTTACGAAGACTGGTGAAGTCGGAACTAAGCAAAGTGAAGCCGTAACAAAAGCTCAGCAAGAACATTTCAATTTTGGTAGATATGTTGAAGAAAAACAGCTTGCCGAAATGGGAAAAGAGAAAAATACCAAAACCTATGAATACACCGATCCTAAGACTGGAAAGACTGGAAAAACTATACCCGACGCAATGACAGATGAAGGAGGAACAGTGGAGATAAAGCACGTTGCCAAACAATCTTTTACCAAACAGCTTAGGGGTCAGCAGGAGATTTCAAAAGCAAGTGGACAGGAAGCAATTTTGAAAATCAATGAATCTGCAAAATTAAGCGAACCTCTTAAAAATTCCGGCATTAATATTCAACGATATACGCCTCCAGCAAAGCCTAAAATTGATAACCTTAGAGTTATACCTGCTCCGGCCCCAAAACTAATTCCTGTGCCAAAACCTAAAGATCCTTGTGCTGGCGTACCAGGTTGTACATAA
- a CDS encoding FecR family protein, whose amino-acid sequence MDKRKHQSIAIDEAKEIWDSLTNNTDADLEPPTEQEAKEFHRKLYARIEAHEAQKRRRKTFRYSSMLVAASLVIIFSIIAYRTLFLPDVYTAYHDDLKVTLKDGSTAILAKGAILMVGKSFPAATRDVFLTGDAVFNVTKSKNHPFIVHAGLYETKVLGTVFKITQDKTTFNIDLYEGKVQVIKTEKPAETFIVHPKETFSNQGSKDVATIVDTKSTGQSQTNNAATVSLTDLELSNAIKILENTYGIKILFPPAVANSKISATKEKATAADLIRLISLKLNLKTKKINDKTFQLEE is encoded by the coding sequence ATGGACAAGAGAAAACATCAGTCAATAGCCATAGATGAAGCAAAAGAGATATGGGATAGCCTCACTAATAACACAGATGCCGATTTAGAGCCTCCTACAGAGCAGGAAGCAAAGGAGTTTCATCGAAAACTTTATGCGAGAATAGAAGCACATGAAGCACAAAAGAGAAGGAGAAAGACTTTCCGTTATTCTTCTATGCTGGTCGCCGCTTCCCTGGTTATTATTTTCAGTATTATAGCTTACAGAACGCTCTTTCTACCTGATGTATATACGGCATATCATGATGATTTGAAAGTTACTTTAAAGGATGGATCGACAGCTATCTTGGCAAAGGGAGCCATATTAATGGTAGGGAAATCATTTCCAGCAGCTACAAGAGATGTCTTTCTCACAGGGGATGCAGTTTTTAATGTAACCAAATCCAAAAATCATCCCTTCATCGTACATGCCGGACTTTATGAAACAAAAGTTTTGGGTACAGTTTTTAAAATCACCCAGGATAAAACAACCTTCAATATTGATCTGTATGAGGGTAAAGTGCAGGTTATAAAAACTGAAAAACCAGCAGAAACATTTATTGTACATCCGAAGGAAACATTCTCCAATCAAGGCTCTAAAGATGTTGCGACCATTGTTGATACTAAAAGTACAGGTCAATCTCAAACCAACAATGCGGCGACTGTTTCATTAACTGATTTAGAACTTTCTAATGCCATAAAAATTTTAGAAAATACCTACGGCATAAAAATTCTGTTCCCGCCAGCGGTTGCAAATTCAAAAATTAGTGCTACAAAAGAAAAAGCCACAGCAGCGGATTTGATAAGACTCATCTCACTCAAACTGAACCTAAAAACTAAAAAAATAAATGATAAAACATTTCAATTGGAGGAATAG
- a CDS encoding DUF6520 family protein — translation MKKLLLPALIVAMGAGAAVAGNKAKFNETAYRFDESQGLCIETEQMCGEEETNPVCTWSADNSVELQRFISPTECGKVLHEILP, via the coding sequence ATGAAAAAATTATTATTGCCTGCACTCATTGTAGCAATGGGTGCCGGAGCAGCAGTTGCCGGAAACAAGGCAAAATTTAACGAAACAGCTTATCGCTTTGATGAAAGCCAAGGGCTGTGTATTGAGACCGAACAAATGTGTGGTGAAGAGGAAACCAATCCTGTTTGTACCTGGTCTGCTGATAATTCTGTGGAATTGCAAAGATTTATCAGTCCAACAGAATGTGGAAAGGTTCTGCACGAAATCTTACCTTAG
- a CDS encoding RagB/SusD family nutrient uptake outer membrane protein: MKTHIFIYTILAILLLQVSLSCEKMLEVDVPENQIPTESVFETVQTANAALAELYAGLWNSSPLAGNQTGRLLGSYTDDLTYYGTNSTTGLYDIFQNQQIDSNAAISTYWASAYRLVYVSNAILEGTEKSTTIPAIEKQRIKGEALLVRSILFFYLQQIFGDIPYPTSTDYQINQSLSKIQSSKVLTQLENDLNTSISLLTDAYRSTERIIPNRKVAQLMLAKIYMLQSKWNNAETLLRTIAQSSLYQIENDLSKVFTKSGSHILWQLKPKNNGDATQEVTAYYFTGAAPSNYALSQNLVNIFTAGDQRKNQWMATVTVGQNTWYRVAKYKALTNNTSEFSVVFRLDEVYLLLAETLAQQDKIADALPYLNVTRQRATLAALVMPISKQSLLDEILLENRKEFFTEMGHRFLDLKRMNRLNDLLPIKTNWKSYHSFWPLPQKELLLNPNLNPQNTGY, from the coding sequence ATGAAAACACACATATTTATATATACAATACTGGCGATTTTACTACTACAGGTTAGTTTATCATGTGAAAAAATGCTGGAAGTAGACGTGCCCGAAAACCAGATTCCTACTGAATCGGTTTTTGAGACCGTGCAGACAGCTAATGCTGCACTTGCGGAACTGTACGCTGGATTATGGAACAGTTCACCGCTCGCTGGCAACCAAACAGGTAGATTACTGGGAAGTTATACAGACGACCTTACCTATTATGGAACAAATTCTACGACGGGACTTTACGATATTTTTCAAAATCAGCAGATTGATAGCAATGCTGCAATAAGTACATACTGGGCCTCAGCATACAGATTGGTGTATGTATCAAACGCCATATTGGAAGGAACAGAAAAATCTACAACGATTCCTGCCATTGAAAAGCAGCGAATCAAGGGTGAAGCACTACTGGTAAGATCAATACTGTTCTTCTACCTACAACAAATTTTTGGCGATATTCCCTATCCTACTTCAACAGATTATCAGATAAATCAATCCTTATCAAAAATCCAATCGTCAAAAGTGCTGACCCAATTGGAAAATGATCTCAACACCAGCATATCATTACTTACGGATGCTTACAGAAGTACAGAAAGGATCATTCCTAACCGTAAGGTTGCCCAGCTGATGCTTGCAAAAATCTATATGCTACAATCCAAATGGAATAATGCTGAAACTTTATTGCGAACTATAGCTCAAAGCTCCCTTTATCAAATTGAAAATGATCTCAGCAAGGTTTTTACAAAAAGTGGATCACATATACTGTGGCAATTAAAACCAAAAAACAATGGCGATGCAACCCAGGAAGTAACTGCCTATTATTTTACAGGCGCAGCCCCTTCCAATTATGCGTTGTCCCAAAATTTGGTAAACATCTTCACTGCTGGCGACCAGCGTAAAAATCAGTGGATGGCAACTGTTACTGTAGGACAAAATACATGGTACAGGGTCGCAAAATATAAGGCACTTACAAATAATACTTCGGAATTTTCAGTTGTATTTAGATTAGACGAGGTGTATCTCCTTTTAGCTGAAACGCTTGCCCAACAGGATAAAATAGCTGACGCACTTCCTTACCTGAATGTAACACGCCAACGCGCAACATTGGCAGCACTTGTGATGCCGATTTCAAAACAGAGCTTACTTGATGAAATCCTATTAGAAAATAGAAAAGAATTCTTTACCGAAATGGGGCATCGATTCCTTGACCTTAAAAGGATGAATAGACTAAATGACCTTCTACCCATTAAAACAAATTGGAAAAGCTACCATAGCTTTTGGCCTTTACCACAAAAAGAGTTATTGCTAAATCCTAATCTAAACCCACAAAATACCGGATACTGA
- a CDS encoding SusC/RagA family TonB-linked outer membrane protein — MKKLCRAVLLILFLSIGCQGLYAQEKLSIKRVNFETGKTTASEAVGKFLSENVKDKIYSNDDLKDYSVQPTKCKNELVMDCLNKILRDVPVETFIDNNSVIIRPKKNKSTSAIIKNSSPILTKADTTTTVYNTKVIDEVILNAGYYKVSKKEQTGSIAKVSAKEIENQPISNVLAAAQGRMAGVSIVQSSGVPGSGFQVQIRGKNSLRSDGNNPLYIVDGVPIGNEVKTFGFTSAILPMSSISPLNSINPNDIESIEVLKDADATAIYGSRGANGVILVTTKKGKSGRLSVSLTSSYALSNVMSRLKMMNTEQYLSMRRQAFFNSGISTYPANAYDVNGTWRADRYTDWSKSLIGNTATASNTQLQLTGGSETTSFLLSLGHNEQSTVFGNDFKYTTNSITTNIAHRSKDKKLNLAVSNMFSIQKNNVINSDITRSAFSLSPNAPALYNDDGTLNWENNTWSNPVAAYNATYSNQNIQYLTNLNIAYDLFKNITLKLGGGVNYQAFEEWNISPNTIYNPAYVTGQSSAYSKASKNNQNRLSYILEPQINWKFSHENHALDILVGGTFQNENNSYGSMSGTGFESNALIHNISAAKTKTIEDQYNTQYRYVAFFGRVNYQFDKKYILNITGRRDGSSRFGPNKKFANFGAVGAAWLFSEENFLKNSSWVSFGKLRGSFGTTGSDNIGDYGYLDTYTVSSSIYDGVTGLVPSRLFNPDFSWEKTKKLEAAIEVGLFRNKVNINTAWYRNRSSNQLVGYQLPTMTGFSSVLANLDATVQNTGWEFELNARPFSRGKFQWETSFNITFPKNKLISFPGLEGSTYSNTYVIGQPTSIVKLFNLEGIDPKTGAYIFTDYNGDGKISSADDAKIVENIGVNFFGGLSSSLHYENWDFSFLFQFVKQKSRNYNYIIPSPGIMNNLPVEALDVWSPENPGGFYQPYKANASPNHSIFQNSSASVSDGSFIRLKNVELAYNIPLKNTSFRSIRIYFQGQNLITWTKYFGIDPEFTTIGYLPPLRTFSFGLKLNL; from the coding sequence ATGAAAAAACTTTGCAGAGCAGTACTATTGATTCTCTTCTTATCAATAGGCTGCCAAGGGCTGTATGCCCAAGAAAAACTCTCCATAAAGAGGGTAAATTTTGAAACTGGAAAAACAACTGCATCAGAAGCTGTAGGGAAATTTCTATCAGAAAATGTAAAAGATAAGATTTACTCAAACGATGATCTTAAAGATTATTCAGTTCAGCCAACTAAATGTAAAAATGAACTGGTAATGGACTGTCTCAATAAAATTTTGAGGGATGTTCCCGTCGAAACTTTTATCGACAATAATAGCGTTATCATCAGGCCGAAAAAAAATAAATCAACCTCGGCAATTATCAAAAACTCATCCCCTATACTTACTAAAGCCGATACCACAACCACAGTCTATAATACAAAAGTTATTGATGAAGTTATCCTGAACGCCGGATACTATAAGGTCAGCAAAAAAGAACAAACCGGAAGTATTGCTAAAGTTAGCGCTAAAGAAATCGAAAACCAGCCCATATCAAATGTGCTGGCAGCTGCACAGGGACGTATGGCTGGGGTCAGCATTGTGCAGAGCAGTGGTGTTCCTGGCAGTGGCTTTCAAGTCCAGATTAGAGGTAAAAACTCGTTAAGAAGTGATGGCAACAATCCGCTTTATATTGTCGACGGCGTTCCAATAGGCAATGAAGTGAAAACGTTTGGATTTACATCTGCAATATTGCCTATGTCAAGTATCAGCCCCTTAAATAGTATCAATCCGAATGATATCGAAAGTATTGAGGTGTTAAAAGATGCGGATGCGACCGCAATCTACGGTTCCCGCGGTGCAAATGGGGTCATTCTCGTCACAACGAAAAAGGGTAAATCGGGCAGGCTAAGCGTGTCACTAACCTCATCATACGCACTCAGTAACGTAATGTCGAGATTGAAAATGATGAATACTGAACAATATCTAAGTATGCGGAGGCAGGCATTTTTCAATAGTGGAATCAGCACATATCCAGCAAATGCTTATGACGTTAATGGTACATGGAGAGCGGACAGGTATACTGACTGGTCTAAAAGTTTAATAGGAAATACAGCAACCGCATCCAATACCCAACTACAATTAACAGGTGGTAGTGAGACAACATCATTTCTTCTAAGCTTGGGGCATAATGAACAGTCCACTGTTTTTGGCAATGATTTTAAATATACCACAAATAGTATCACCACTAATATTGCACACCGGTCAAAAGACAAAAAGCTGAATCTTGCGGTTTCAAATATGTTCAGCATTCAAAAAAACAATGTTATAAATTCGGACATCACCCGAAGTGCATTTTCTCTGTCTCCAAATGCACCTGCCCTTTACAATGATGATGGCACACTGAATTGGGAGAATAATACCTGGAGTAATCCCGTTGCAGCATACAATGCTACATACTCGAACCAAAACATCCAGTATCTGACAAATCTTAACATCGCATACGATCTGTTTAAAAATATCACACTAAAACTAGGTGGAGGGGTCAATTATCAAGCTTTTGAGGAATGGAATATCAGTCCGAATACCATCTACAATCCTGCGTATGTAACCGGACAGTCAAGCGCCTATTCAAAGGCTTCCAAAAACAATCAGAATAGACTATCTTATATACTGGAACCACAGATTAACTGGAAATTCAGTCATGAAAACCATGCCCTTGATATTTTGGTAGGAGGCACATTTCAAAATGAAAATAACTCCTATGGCTCAATGAGCGGTACAGGCTTCGAAAGTAATGCACTTATCCACAATATATCAGCAGCAAAAACAAAAACGATCGAAGATCAATACAACACGCAATACAGATATGTCGCATTTTTTGGAAGAGTAAACTACCAATTTGATAAAAAATATATCCTGAATATCACCGGTAGGCGTGACGGATCAAGCCGTTTTGGACCAAATAAGAAATTTGCAAATTTTGGCGCTGTAGGTGCAGCATGGCTATTTTCCGAGGAGAATTTTCTAAAAAATTCGAGTTGGGTCAGTTTTGGAAAATTACGTGGAAGTTTTGGAACAACAGGTAGCGACAATATTGGTGATTATGGGTATTTGGATACCTATACCGTCTCTTCATCCATTTACGATGGTGTAACAGGTCTGGTCCCTTCCCGTCTGTTCAATCCCGATTTCAGTTGGGAAAAAACCAAAAAACTTGAAGCTGCAATCGAAGTGGGATTATTCAGGAATAAAGTAAATATTAATACCGCCTGGTACCGCAACCGTTCATCCAATCAATTAGTCGGCTACCAGCTGCCTACAATGACTGGCTTTTCCTCTGTACTTGCGAACTTGGATGCCACGGTGCAGAATACTGGATGGGAATTTGAATTGAATGCCAGACCATTTTCCAGGGGAAAATTCCAATGGGAAACTTCATTTAACATAACTTTTCCCAAAAATAAACTAATTTCTTTTCCGGGACTAGAGGGCTCAACATATAGTAATACCTATGTTATTGGCCAACCTACCTCAATTGTTAAGTTATTTAATCTTGAAGGAATCGACCCTAAAACCGGAGCTTATATTTTCACAGACTACAATGGAGACGGCAAAATCTCTTCAGCGGACGACGCCAAAATAGTAGAAAACATCGGAGTAAATTTCTTTGGCGGTTTAAGCAGCAGCTTACATTATGAGAACTGGGATTTCTCTTTCTTATTTCAGTTTGTAAAACAGAAAAGTAGAAATTACAACTACATCATTCCTTCTCCGGGGATAATGAACAATCTTCCAGTTGAAGCGTTGGATGTCTGGTCGCCAGAAAATCCGGGAGGCTTTTATCAGCCTTATAAGGCCAATGCATCGCCTAACCATTCAATATTCCAGAATAGTTCAGCATCTGTATCAGACGGGTCCTTTATCAGGCTAAAAAATGTGGAATTGGCCTACAATATCCCTTTAAAAAACACATCATTCAGAAGTATAAGGATATACTTTCAAGGCCAAAATCTCATCACGTGGACAAAGTATTTTGGCATTGATCCGGAATTCACAACTATTGGCTACCTCCCGCCTTTACGCACATTCTCATTTGGTTTAAAATTAAATCTTTAA
- a CDS encoding alpha/beta hydrolase family protein, with protein MRKIYSTNSDTAVVLDANRTNNQLATILKMPNNIFLKNSSLFSYGNGIAQHSNLHKKTTVKYENMRFADILFELNQYFIIDNSGTLKLYGAANQLLQSVANSEMYTTDKKTSLFLNFKEGTMNKVARIESDKRVILFETQQEIKQMILPPSGKDLIICLNDPKTQKLQLIFIDTKYGKQIKLSGIESQKADFVEVSQVKDGKAYFITFASRRKPSKENFLDIWYGKDNNLGAKQAGSTDYLYYLLNKDTNRTHKLPDTYPIYSNIDSERYVLAFNPLEEFENLTLHPFLNLKLYDTSSGTFTEIFHQVTKDIVHSSDGRFIMSLNPKDQKWNLYDVKTASNFIIHKQSLQNPTFSEDFKTILFESFNDIWIFDIKSQTLFAAGISKKQEARILNAERKTTNPVFGFKMNMLKNRSPLLIRTVNKISNSSTYSTFYKGKKKIVFPSTENRIKEIKYDHNLKNFATIEENFNMAPKIFTSKAGCKNKTEIFTTEDKTGQTLKQEIVQYKNSLGTPLKGVLYYPSGYDRSKKYPMVVYIYQIKSSLSNLYSLPANEPTGVNRRTLLAHGYFVYEPDIVFDGRGPGLAALDCINSALDALSTYTAINKNKIGLTGHSLGGYETNFIATHSDRFAAFIAGAGYSDITSRYFSYDYHEQKPNHTRFETGQYEMNKPFSEDKQLYLKNSPINYVEMVKAPFLLWNGVKDDIVPSEQAMEFFMGLKRNNLPTIALFYQQREHDLGWNTKESMDMNRRALEWWDYFLKNKTDIPWIEKEIKRDAT; from the coding sequence ATGCGAAAAATATATTCGACCAACAGCGATACCGCTGTAGTATTGGACGCCAATAGAACAAATAACCAGCTGGCAACCATACTTAAAATGCCAAATAATATTTTCTTAAAAAACAGCAGTTTATTCTCCTACGGAAATGGAATAGCACAGCATAGCAATTTACATAAGAAAACAACGGTTAAATATGAAAATATGAGGTTTGCAGATATCCTTTTTGAACTAAATCAGTACTTTATAATTGATAACAGTGGAACATTGAAACTTTATGGTGCAGCGAATCAATTATTGCAATCAGTGGCAAATAGCGAAATGTATACAACAGATAAAAAAACTTCGTTGTTTCTGAATTTTAAAGAAGGTACAATGAACAAAGTGGCACGTATAGAAAGTGATAAAAGAGTAATTTTATTTGAAACCCAACAGGAAATTAAGCAAATGATCCTGCCTCCTTCCGGAAAAGATCTGATAATCTGCCTAAATGATCCAAAGACACAGAAATTGCAGCTGATATTTATTGATACGAAGTATGGAAAACAAATAAAATTATCAGGTATTGAGTCCCAAAAAGCTGACTTCGTTGAAGTGTCTCAAGTTAAAGACGGCAAAGCGTATTTTATTACCTTCGCAAGTAGACGAAAACCATCTAAGGAGAATTTTTTAGATATCTGGTACGGAAAAGACAATAATCTAGGCGCTAAACAGGCAGGATCAACAGACTACCTTTATTATCTATTGAACAAGGATACAAACAGGACACATAAGTTACCCGACACTTATCCAATCTACAGTAACATTGACAGTGAAAGGTATGTTTTGGCTTTTAATCCATTGGAGGAATTTGAGAATCTAACATTGCATCCCTTTTTAAATCTGAAACTATATGATACATCAAGCGGAACCTTTACCGAAATTTTTCATCAGGTTACAAAGGACATCGTACATTCATCCGACGGACGTTTTATTATGTCTCTAAACCCCAAAGATCAAAAATGGAACCTTTATGACGTTAAAACTGCCAGCAACTTTATTATTCATAAGCAAAGTTTACAGAATCCAACATTTTCCGAGGATTTTAAAACCATCCTTTTTGAAAGTTTCAATGACATCTGGATTTTTGATATAAAAAGCCAAACACTCTTCGCTGCTGGAATATCAAAAAAACAGGAGGCTAGAATTTTAAATGCTGAGCGAAAAACCACGAATCCTGTGTTCGGGTTTAAAATGAATATGCTTAAAAATAGGAGTCCACTGTTGATAAGAACAGTAAATAAGATTTCAAATAGCAGTACTTACAGTACGTTTTATAAGGGCAAAAAAAAGATTGTCTTTCCTTCAACAGAAAATCGCATCAAAGAAATTAAATACGACCACAATTTGAAGAATTTTGCAACAATCGAAGAAAATTTTAACATGGCACCCAAGATCTTCACTTCAAAAGCTGGATGCAAAAACAAAACTGAAATATTTACTACTGAGGATAAGACTGGACAAACTCTAAAACAAGAAATTGTACAATATAAAAATTCTCTTGGAACACCTTTGAAGGGAGTGCTTTATTATCCGTCAGGATATGATCGCAGTAAAAAATACCCAATGGTTGTCTATATATATCAGATTAAAAGCAGTCTATCCAATCTTTATTCCCTTCCAGCAAATGAACCGACTGGGGTCAACAGACGAACCCTTTTGGCACATGGTTATTTTGTGTATGAACCGGATATCGTCTTTGATGGCAGAGGACCTGGTCTTGCGGCACTGGACTGTATAAATAGCGCACTCGATGCCTTATCCACATACACTGCCATCAATAAAAATAAAATTGGACTGACTGGCCATTCCCTGGGTGGATATGAAACCAATTTTATTGCCACGCACTCCGACCGATTCGCCGCTTTTATTGCAGGTGCAGGATATAGTGATATAACTTCCCGCTATTTTTCCTATGATTATCATGAACAAAAGCCTAATCACACAAGATTTGAGACCGGACAGTATGAAATGAACAAACCTTTTTCAGAGGATAAACAACTTTATCTAAAAAACAGTCCAATAAATTACGTGGAAATGGTTAAAGCGCCCTTTCTGCTCTGGAACGGTGTTAAAGACGATATTGTTCCTTCGGAACAGGCTATGGAATTCTTTATGGGACTAAAGCGGAACAATCTTCCTACAATTGCCCTATTCTATCAACAGCGAGAACATGATCTGGGATGGAACACGAAAGAAAGTATGGACATGAACAGAAGAGCACTTGAATGGTGGGATTATTTTCTAAAAAATAAAACCGATATTCCTTGGATCGAAAAAGAAATTAAAAGGGATGCTACATAG